A part of Heliangelus exortis chromosome 3, bHelExo1.hap1, whole genome shotgun sequence genomic DNA contains:
- the BTBD3 gene encoding BTB/POZ domain-containing protein 3 isoform X2 encodes MAADIFPRKKPANTNTTAVQQYHQQNLNNNNTIPAPNWQGLYPTIRERNAVMFNNDLMADVHFVVGPPGGTQRLPGHKYVLAVGSSVFHAMFYGELAEDKDEIRIPDVEPAAFLAMLKYIYCDEIDLAADTVLATLYAAKKYIVPHLARACVNFLETSLSAKNACVLLSQSCLFEEPDLTQRCWEVIDAQAELALKSEGFCDIDFQTLESILRRETLNAKEIVVFEAALNWAEVECQRQELTATIENKRKVLGKALYLIRIPTMALDDFANGAAQSGILTLNETNDIFLWYTAAKKPELQFVSKPRKGLVPQRCHRFQSCAYRSNQWRYRGRCDSIQFAVDKRVFIAGFGLYGSSCGSAEYSAKIELKRQGVILGQNLSKYFSDGSSNTFPVWFEYPVQIEPDTFYTASVILDGNELSYFGQEGMTEVQCGKVTVQFQCSSDSTNGTGVQGGQIPELIFYA; translated from the exons atggCTGCTGATATTTTTCCCCGAAAGAAACCAGCCAACACTAATACAACTGCTGTCCAGCAGTACCACCAGCAAAATCTTAATAATAACAACACTATTCCAGCACCTAATTGGCAAGGACTTTATCCCACCATCAGAGAGAG AAATGCAGTGATGTTCAACAATGACTTGATGGCAGATGTTCATTTTGTGGTCGGGCCACCAGGTGGGACCCAGCGGCTGCCAGGACACAAA TATGTCCTGGCTGTTGGGAGCTCTGTATTCCATGCAATGTTTTATGGGGAGCTTGCTGAGGACAAAGATGAAATCCGTATACCAGATGTTGAGCCTGCTGCTTTTCTCGCAATGCTGAA atacaTATATTGTGATGAAATTGATCTGGCTGCAGATACTGTACTGGCCACTCTTTATGCTGCCAAGAAGTATATCGTCCCTCACCTTGCCCGCGCCTGCGTCAACTTTCTAGAGACAAGTCTAAGTGCAAAGAATGCTTGTGTGCttctttcccagagctgcttaTTCGAGGAACCTGACCTGACCCAGCGCTGTTGGGAAGTGATTGATGCCCAAGCTGAACTAGCTTTGAAGTCTGAGGGGTTCTGTGACATTGATTTTCAGACACTTGAAAGCATTCTCCGAAGGGAGACTTTGAATGCCAAAGAAATTGTTGTTTTTGAAGCAGCTCTGAACTGGGCTGAAGTGGAATGTCAGCGACAAGAGCTGACGGCTACCATAGAGAACAAGCGCAAAGTCCTGGGGAAGGCTCTGTATTTAATACGTATCCCTACCATGGCACTCGACGACTTTGCAAATGGCGCTGCTCAGTCTGGGATTCTGACTCTGAATGAAACCAATGATATATTCCTCTGGTACACGGCTGCCAAAAAGCCAGAGTTACAGTTTGTAAGCAAGCCCCGGAAGGGCCTCGTTCCTCAGCGATGCCATCGTTTCCAGTCCTGTGCTTACCGCAGCAACCAGTGGCGCTACCGTGGCCGGTGTGACAGCATCCAGTTTGCTGTTGATAAAAGAGTGTTTATCGCTGGCTTCGGGCTGTATGGCTCCAGCTGTGGATCAGCAGAGTACAGTGCCAAAATTGAACTCAAACGACAAGGAGTTATTCTAGGCCAGAACTTGAGTAAATATTTCTCAGATGGTTCTAGTAACACTTTTCCCGTGTGGTTTGAATATCCAGTGCAGATTGAGCCTGATACGTTTTACACAGCTAGTGTGATTCTTGACGGTAATGAACTCAGCTATTTTGGACAAGAAGGAATGACAGAAGTTCAGTGTGGGAAGGTGACCGTCCAGTTTCAGTGCTCTTCGGACAGTACAAATGGCACTGGGGTACAGGGAGGGCAAATTCCTGAACTCATATTTTATGCTTGA
- the BTBD3 gene encoding BTB/POZ domain-containing protein 3 isoform X1, with product MVDEKGKNMKCLTFFLMLPETVKNRSKKSSKKGNSSSSSSSSKLPPVCYEIITLKTKKKKKMAADIFPRKKPANTNTTAVQQYHQQNLNNNNTIPAPNWQGLYPTIRERNAVMFNNDLMADVHFVVGPPGGTQRLPGHKYVLAVGSSVFHAMFYGELAEDKDEIRIPDVEPAAFLAMLKYIYCDEIDLAADTVLATLYAAKKYIVPHLARACVNFLETSLSAKNACVLLSQSCLFEEPDLTQRCWEVIDAQAELALKSEGFCDIDFQTLESILRRETLNAKEIVVFEAALNWAEVECQRQELTATIENKRKVLGKALYLIRIPTMALDDFANGAAQSGILTLNETNDIFLWYTAAKKPELQFVSKPRKGLVPQRCHRFQSCAYRSNQWRYRGRCDSIQFAVDKRVFIAGFGLYGSSCGSAEYSAKIELKRQGVILGQNLSKYFSDGSSNTFPVWFEYPVQIEPDTFYTASVILDGNELSYFGQEGMTEVQCGKVTVQFQCSSDSTNGTGVQGGQIPELIFYA from the exons ATGGTAGATGAGAAAGGGAAGAACATGAAATGTCTCACCTTCTTCTTGATGCTTCCAGAGACGGTCAAGAACAGGTCTAAGAAGAGTTCTAAGAAGGGAAatagcagcagcagtagcagcagtaGCAAATTGCCTCCAGTTTGCTATGAAATCATTACCTTGAAGAccaaaaagaagaagaagatggCTGCTGATATTTTTCCCCGAAAGAAACCAGCCAACACTAATACAACTGCTGTCCAGCAGTACCACCAGCAAAATCTTAATAATAACAACACTATTCCAGCACCTAATTGGCAAGGACTTTATCCCACCATCAGAGAGAG AAATGCAGTGATGTTCAACAATGACTTGATGGCAGATGTTCATTTTGTGGTCGGGCCACCAGGTGGGACCCAGCGGCTGCCAGGACACAAA TATGTCCTGGCTGTTGGGAGCTCTGTATTCCATGCAATGTTTTATGGGGAGCTTGCTGAGGACAAAGATGAAATCCGTATACCAGATGTTGAGCCTGCTGCTTTTCTCGCAATGCTGAA atacaTATATTGTGATGAAATTGATCTGGCTGCAGATACTGTACTGGCCACTCTTTATGCTGCCAAGAAGTATATCGTCCCTCACCTTGCCCGCGCCTGCGTCAACTTTCTAGAGACAAGTCTAAGTGCAAAGAATGCTTGTGTGCttctttcccagagctgcttaTTCGAGGAACCTGACCTGACCCAGCGCTGTTGGGAAGTGATTGATGCCCAAGCTGAACTAGCTTTGAAGTCTGAGGGGTTCTGTGACATTGATTTTCAGACACTTGAAAGCATTCTCCGAAGGGAGACTTTGAATGCCAAAGAAATTGTTGTTTTTGAAGCAGCTCTGAACTGGGCTGAAGTGGAATGTCAGCGACAAGAGCTGACGGCTACCATAGAGAACAAGCGCAAAGTCCTGGGGAAGGCTCTGTATTTAATACGTATCCCTACCATGGCACTCGACGACTTTGCAAATGGCGCTGCTCAGTCTGGGATTCTGACTCTGAATGAAACCAATGATATATTCCTCTGGTACACGGCTGCCAAAAAGCCAGAGTTACAGTTTGTAAGCAAGCCCCGGAAGGGCCTCGTTCCTCAGCGATGCCATCGTTTCCAGTCCTGTGCTTACCGCAGCAACCAGTGGCGCTACCGTGGCCGGTGTGACAGCATCCAGTTTGCTGTTGATAAAAGAGTGTTTATCGCTGGCTTCGGGCTGTATGGCTCCAGCTGTGGATCAGCAGAGTACAGTGCCAAAATTGAACTCAAACGACAAGGAGTTATTCTAGGCCAGAACTTGAGTAAATATTTCTCAGATGGTTCTAGTAACACTTTTCCCGTGTGGTTTGAATATCCAGTGCAGATTGAGCCTGATACGTTTTACACAGCTAGTGTGATTCTTGACGGTAATGAACTCAGCTATTTTGGACAAGAAGGAATGACAGAAGTTCAGTGTGGGAAGGTGACCGTCCAGTTTCAGTGCTCTTCGGACAGTACAAATGGCACTGGGGTACAGGGAGGGCAAATTCCTGAACTCATATTTTATGCTTGA